Proteins encoded in a region of the Macaca mulatta isolate MMU2019108-1 chromosome X, T2T-MMU8v2.0, whole genome shotgun sequence genome:
- the TMEM35A gene encoding nicotinic acetylcholine receptor chaperone: MASPRTVTIVALSVALGLFFVFMGTIKLTPRLSKDAYSEMKRAYKSYVRALPLLKKMGINSILLRKSIGALEVACGIVMTLVPGRPKDVANFFLLLLVLAVLFFHQLVGDPLKRYAHALVFGILLTCRLLIARKPEDRSSEKKPLPGNAEEQPSLYEKAPQGKVKVS; this comes from the exons ATGGCATCCCCCAGAACCGTAACTATTGTGGCCCTCTCAGTGGCCCTGGGACTCTTCTTTGTTTTCATGGGGACTATCAAGTTGACCCCCAGGCTCAGCAAGGATGCCTACAGTGAGATG AAACGTGCTTACAAGAGCTATGTTCGAGCCCTCCCTCTGCTGAAGAAAATGGGGATCAATTCCATTCTCCTCCGAAAAAGCATTGGTGCCCTTGAGGTGGCCTGTGGCATCGTCATGACCCTTGTGCCCGGGCGTCCCAAAGATGTAGCCAACTTCTTCCTACTCTTGCTGGTGTTGGCTGTGCTCTTCTTCCACCAGCTGGTCGGTGATCCTCTCAAACGCTACGCCCATGCTCTGGTGTTTGGAATCCTGCTCACCTGCCGCCTGCTGATTGCCCGCAAGCCTGAAGACCGGTCTTCTGAGAAGAAGCCTTTGCCAGGGAATGCTGAGGAGCAACCCTCCTTATATGAGAAGGCCCCTCAGGGCAAAGTGAAGGTGTCATAG